Proteins encoded together in one Planctomyces sp. SH-PL14 window:
- a CDS encoding ThiF family adenylyltransferase — MSPLDRYRKQVLYSGIGEEGQRRLCAARILIVGCGALGSVLAETAVRAGIGFVRLVDRDFVELTNLQRQVLYDEDDVTAQLPKAIAAARKLQRINSTVTIEPIVADVDYTNIQGLMQGIDLVLDGTDNFEIRFLINDAALETGTPWVNGGCVGSHGQVMPIIPGQTPCLRCLMEGVPDPGSMDTCDTAGVLAPAIQVVASLQIVEAMKILTGQAVESALTIVDVWDASLRRLKLGDLPARTNCPACVQGERRWLRGDAVSRSTSLCGRNAVQVTPPQRMTLSLDDLAARLCASGPVTRNPFLVRLDLRDPAYEITVFRDGRAIIKGTEDIPTARTLYARYIGT, encoded by the coding sequence ATGTCGCCGCTTGATCGCTACCGCAAACAGGTTCTCTACTCCGGGATCGGTGAAGAAGGCCAGCGGCGCCTCTGTGCGGCCCGGATCCTGATCGTCGGTTGCGGCGCACTCGGCTCCGTCCTGGCCGAGACCGCGGTCCGGGCCGGAATCGGCTTCGTGAGGCTCGTCGACCGGGACTTCGTCGAACTCACGAACCTCCAGCGACAGGTCCTCTACGACGAAGACGACGTCACCGCCCAACTGCCCAAAGCGATCGCCGCCGCCCGGAAGCTGCAGCGGATCAACTCGACCGTCACGATCGAGCCCATCGTGGCGGACGTCGACTACACGAACATCCAGGGCCTCATGCAGGGGATCGATCTCGTCCTCGACGGAACCGACAACTTCGAGATCCGCTTCCTCATCAACGACGCCGCCCTCGAAACCGGAACGCCCTGGGTCAACGGCGGCTGCGTCGGCAGCCACGGCCAGGTGATGCCGATCATCCCCGGCCAGACCCCCTGCCTGCGATGCCTCATGGAAGGGGTCCCCGACCCCGGCTCCATGGACACCTGCGATACCGCCGGGGTCCTCGCGCCGGCGATCCAGGTGGTCGCCTCGCTCCAGATCGTGGAGGCGATGAAGATCCTCACCGGCCAGGCGGTCGAATCCGCCCTGACAATCGTCGATGTCTGGGACGCCTCGCTCCGCCGCCTCAAGCTCGGCGACCTCCCCGCCCGCACGAACTGCCCCGCCTGCGTCCAAGGGGAGCGCCGCTGGCTCCGGGGCGACGCCGTCTCGCGCTCGACCTCCCTCTGCGGCCGCAACGCCGTCCAGGTGACCCCGCCGCAGCGGATGACCCTCTCGCTCGACGACCTCGCCGCCCGCCTCTGCGCCAGCGGCCCCGTGACCCGCAACCCGTTCCTGGTCCGTCTCGACCTCCGCGACCCCGCTTACGAGATCACGGTCTTCCGCGACGGCCGCGCGATCATCAAGGGAACGGAAGACATCCCGACCGCCCGGACCCTCTACGCCCGTTACATCGGGACGTAA
- a CDS encoding ABC1 kinase family protein, with translation MEAHPLRFLRNLGRSSEIATVLLNYGFGDLLYRSGMRRSLDRGWRWLRFKRPEPVVEYTTSQRIRMALQDLGPTFVKFGQVMSTRPDILPSELLDELALLQERVPPFSGEEAAATVEAELGRPVSELFASFTLEPLAAGSLGQVHRARAHDGSELAVKIRRPNVVRDVERDLSLLGELAALLDYSVPEARVFDPTGLVNHFARTIRREMNFHREARNIQEFQRLFRNDATLRIPHVYEELTTEAVLTMDFVTGERADDPEALRARGICPKGVARNGALIFMKQAFDLGVFHGDPHPGNLRVMSDGTIALLDFGMVGTLDESKRDELVDMFLAVVRHDIRRTVSMVQVICPPSRPIDQNLLTADVRDFVEGFYELPLERIKVGRLLGDFVHMLSDHGLRCPGDLMLFIRAIITLEGVGRALDPRFNLAGELQPFIERVVRRRYEPKRMFHRAYDDVRSLLSAAHDLPLSTSRVLEKLAHDDLRIKFEHRGLDHLITEFDRSSNRVVIAVIIASLILSSALVLRSGVTSSWITIPVFLLSGFLGVWLIYGVLRSGRL, from the coding sequence GTGGAAGCCCATCCCCTGCGATTCCTGCGGAACCTCGGCCGCAGCAGCGAAATCGCCACCGTCCTCCTGAACTACGGATTCGGAGACCTGCTCTACCGCAGCGGGATGCGGCGCTCCCTGGACCGCGGCTGGCGGTGGCTCCGCTTCAAACGCCCCGAACCGGTCGTCGAGTACACGACCTCCCAGCGGATCCGCATGGCCCTTCAGGACTTGGGGCCCACGTTCGTCAAGTTCGGGCAGGTCATGAGCACCCGTCCCGATATCCTCCCGTCGGAACTGCTCGACGAACTCGCCCTCCTCCAGGAACGGGTTCCCCCGTTCTCCGGCGAAGAGGCCGCCGCCACCGTCGAGGCGGAACTCGGCCGCCCCGTCTCGGAACTGTTCGCCTCGTTCACCCTCGAGCCCCTGGCGGCCGGATCGCTCGGCCAGGTGCACCGGGCCCGCGCGCACGACGGATCGGAACTGGCGGTCAAGATCCGCCGGCCCAACGTCGTCCGGGACGTGGAACGGGACCTCTCGCTCCTGGGCGAGCTGGCGGCGCTCCTGGACTACAGCGTCCCGGAGGCGCGGGTCTTCGATCCGACGGGCCTCGTCAACCACTTCGCCCGCACGATCCGCCGGGAGATGAACTTCCACCGCGAAGCCCGCAACATCCAGGAGTTTCAGCGGCTGTTTCGGAATGACGCCACGCTCCGGATCCCGCACGTCTACGAGGAGCTGACGACCGAAGCGGTCCTGACGATGGACTTCGTCACCGGCGAGCGGGCGGACGACCCCGAGGCCCTGCGGGCCCGCGGGATCTGTCCCAAGGGGGTTGCCCGCAATGGGGCCCTGATCTTCATGAAGCAGGCGTTCGACCTGGGGGTGTTCCATGGCGACCCCCATCCCGGAAACCTGCGGGTCATGAGCGACGGGACGATTGCGCTCCTCGACTTCGGAATGGTCGGGACGCTCGACGAGTCGAAGCGGGACGAGCTGGTCGACATGTTCCTGGCGGTCGTGCGGCACGATATCCGCCGGACGGTCTCGATGGTCCAGGTCATCTGCCCGCCTTCGCGGCCGATCGATCAGAACCTGCTCACCGCCGACGTCCGGGACTTCGTCGAGGGCTTCTATGAGTTGCCGCTGGAACGGATCAAGGTGGGGCGGCTCCTGGGGGACTTCGTCCACATGCTTTCCGACCATGGTCTCCGCTGCCCGGGGGACCTGATGCTCTTCATCCGGGCGATCATTACGCTCGAAGGGGTCGGCCGGGCGCTCGACCCCCGTTTCAATCTGGCGGGAGAGCTGCAGCCGTTCATCGAGCGGGTCGTCCGCCGACGGTACGAGCCGAAGCGGATGTTCCATCGCGCTTACGACGACGTCCGGTCGCTTCTTTCGGCGGCCCACGACCTGCCTTTGTCGACGAGCCGCGTCCTTGAGAAGCTGGCTCATGACGACCTGCGGATCAAGTTCGAACACCGGGGGCTCGACCATCTCATCACGGAGTTCGACCGATCGAGTAATCGTGTCGTGATCGCGGTGATCATTGCGTCGTTGATTCTCTCGTCGGCTCTCGTCCTCCGGAGCGGGGTGACGTCGTCGTGGATCACGATTCCGGTCTTCCTGCTGTCGGGGTTCCTCGGTGTGTGGTTGATTTATGGGGTCCTGCGGAGCGGGAGGCTGTGA